The nucleotide sequence TCATAAATCTCTTCATGTCTTAATTTAGAAGCGATGATTAAGTCAGGATTTAATTTCGCAATTTCCTCTAAATTCGGTTGAGTTTCTAATCCAACAATCGTTACGCCTTCTAAATCATCTTTCAAATAATTGTAAATAGGTTGTTCTACCCATGACTCGACAACCCCTACCGGTTTAACACCTAATGCGACTGCTGCATCTGTTGCACCTTGGTACAACGTTACAATTGTTTCTGGTGTACCTTCAATAGTTGTCTCACCCATCGCATGTGTCACTGTACGAACATCACTTGTTCCCTCTTCTTCTGTTGAACTTGCCGGCTCATTCGTTGCTCCGCTACTGCAACCAACTAAAGCAATAACGAAAGCAATCATAAGTGCAAATAATGAAAAGAAATGATTTCTTTTTACATATGTAGTCATCTTATGGACCTCCTATAGTTGATAATGAGAATTGTTATCATTACATTCTCATTATATGGAATCGAGAAAATCTTGGCAAGAGTTTTTTGAAATTGAAAATCATTTTCGTTTGATTTATTGATTTAAGAGAGGAAAGTTTTGAAAACCGTAAAGAAGCTATTCATGAAGTTTAATCTATGTTTTAAAATCGAGAGAATATAGCAATAAATCCAAAATTTTCTTGAATGCTCTCCCACGTAATAAGTGTCGAGGACTTCCTTTCTTTCCCTTTGCAATCCTTAAATATTTATAAACCTTACCAACTTTAATTTAGTTCCCTGCAACTGCCCATGCAACAGCTAACGCTAATTTATAGCCTCGTTTTCCTTCAGCTCGTGCTTTTTTATATGCTTGATACCCATCATACGTTGCCATGGCAGCATTAAATACGAGCCATTCCCAATTTCCTTCTGGGTCCATATAACGGACTGGGTTTCCATGGGCATACGCATATTGTTTTAATGATTTAGGATCGTCTTCAAAACCGTGGAATTTGTCTCGTGTTAAAAATCTCCCTGTATCGGCATCATAATATCTTGCCTTCAAGTAGTAGAGACCCGTTGCTTCATCGTAACGATAGCCTGCATAACGATACGGATTTTCGGATGCCAGCCTTCCACTTTGTGATAGTATATTTCCCCATGCATCGTACTCACGTTTCCATTGCTATCGGTATAGTGTTTTCTCCGAGAAAATGAATTTTCTGAGTTTCGGGAAACCGTTTTTACCATAGGTAACGCGTATTCCAAGCTTTAACAGCTCATTCAGTGTAATGAACATTACACTAGGTACAACTTGCCCGTCGCACTGAAAAACCTGGTGAAGAACACCAGGTTTCAAATAAACTACAGAATTAACTTTCTATAGAAAAGGGCTTAATCTGATTATCCCTACAGATACACATATGATTCCTCCAACTAAAAACAATATTTTAATGAACTAATAATTAAAAATATAAGCAATAGAGTGATAAATTTAATATGTTCTAATGGTTTACTGTAAAGGAATCGGTGTTAAGTCGTATAAAAAACATATATAGTCCCAAAGCGCATGTTACAACCCCTGCAAAGAGAAAAAAGTAATTTTGCTATTAATACAAAAACAATGAAAATATTCAAAGAATAAGAATTATACCTAATATTACAAAGAAAATTCCAATAATTATTAGAATCAATTTTATTATCCAAATTGGCACCTTTCCTAGTATGTTTGATACTATTACCAAAATTATCAATTCAACTAAAGAATCAGTGTGAATATAGCTTTGATCAATCCATCTAGTCTTCTTTTGTTCCTCTTTTGAGAGAGTAAGCCCCCAATAAATAGTTGCTATCCCTATCAAAAACACTAATACCTTTGCGAAAATTATCATCTTAGAGATTATTCCCCCATGTTATCTTTTTATTAGCTTTCTTTTGTTATAAATTTGACGAAATGACCCTAGTACAGCAGGAGCTATTGCCTTTGCTAGGTCCTGAATAGTTATTTTTTCACCTTTTTGAGCAGTTAAATCCTTCTCTACTTTCTTAATATTCCTAAATTTAGGGTCATATGTTTCACGTTCTAAGAGGTTATTATATAGGTTCATTGCTTTTCGTTTTTGTCCCGAATATATATAGGATTTTAATACTCGAATAAGTTTATTATCATGTAAAAATGGTTCCTTTAATATCAGTTCAAAAGCACGATCAAAATATTTCGAAGCTACTAGATATTGTTTTCTTTTGTAATACAAGATTCCGATTTCAATCAAAATGTTCGCTCTTTCCAAGTTAGTTAATGTGGATAGATTCATCGCTTTTTTTAAAATAATAATTGCCTTTGTTTTATTCCTTAAAAAAAATTCATAATCTTTAGCCCTTTTTATATAATCTTCAGATGTCTTTAAATGTTTTATAAACAACTTGAATATGACCCAAGATAAGTAAGCAAAAGCTAGAATAGTTATGAACATAAATTTATCAACTTCTCCTCCTTGCTTTATGGCACCAAAAGCTAAAAAAATTGCTTGACATGGCATGTTCACTTACCTGATTAAATTATCTGTATTTTTTTAAAATTATTTACTCATCCATCCATGTCAAGCATATTTAATTATCAGTTTCCTAATA is from Bacillus kexueae and encodes:
- a CDS encoding RHS repeat-associated core domain-containing protein produces the protein MLSQSGRLASENPYRYAGYRYDEATGLYYLKARYYDADTGRFLTRDKFHGFEDDPKSLKQYAYAHGNPVRYMDPEGNWEWLVFNAAMATYDGYQAYKKARAEGKRGYKLALAVAWAVAGN